One region of Salvia miltiorrhiza cultivar Shanhuang (shh) chromosome 3, IMPLAD_Smil_shh, whole genome shotgun sequence genomic DNA includes:
- the LOC131014000 gene encoding uncharacterized protein LOC131014000 — protein sequence MSAAVRPVICGSPPVTSNSLVIGASSSSIDFNFCQEDSPPPTADELFFDGKILPIQISNHLAPPSPSSPPLPPSQTSAESKKNLALCQSTRWLSCPEILIK from the exons ATGTCCGCGGCGGTGCGGCCAGTCATCTGCGGCTCACCACCAGTCACCAGCAACTCACTAGTCATTGGAGCCTCTTCTTCCTCCATCGATTTCAACTTCTGCCAAGAGGATTCTCCTCCGCCGACCGCCGACGAGCTCTTCTTCGACGGCAAGATCCTCCCCATCCAAATCAGCAACCACCTCGCTCCACCCTCGCCGTCTTCTCCACCTCTACCGCCGTCTCAAACATCCGCCGAATCGAAAAAGAACTTGGCTCTCTGCCAGTCTACCCGCTGGCTCTCTTGTCCG gagattttgataaaatag